The window CTACTTCATCCCTTAACTAAATGGCATTTGTATGCCGATTTTGAAAACGGAAAATCAGTAGGCGGTAAAATAGACCAGCTGAAGATATTTTTGTTGCTGGCCTTTTGCATATTATTAATTGCCTGTATAAATTTTATGAATTTATCAACTGCCCGATCAGAGCGCAGGGCTAAAGAAGTTGGTGTTCGGAAAGCAATCGGATCCACACGTAGATCTTTAATAAGTCAGTTTTTTTTAGAATCGCTGCTAATCACATTTATTGCTACAGTGTTTGCATTTATTTTGGTTGAAGTTAGTTTGCCCTATTTCAATAATATACTAAATATCAAACTCACAATTGATTACCACAATAGTTTATTTTGGCTAATCTTAGTGGCATTAATGATTTTTACCGGATTCGTAGCAGGTAGTTATCCGGCATTATATTTATCATCTTTCGAGCCGGTTAAAGTATTAAAGGGCTTTAGCTTGAAAACAGATTCATCCGTATCGATCAGGAAAATTTTGGTGGTAGGGCAATTTGTTTTTGCCGCCTGTTTAATTGTTTGTACGATGGTGATTTACCAGCAGTTAAATTATATTAAAAATAAGCCCATCGGATATAATCAATCCAACTTAATTCAGATAGCCGTTGATGGAAAATTGCGTGATCAGCAAAAACTCGAATTGCTTAAAACGCAATTAATAAAATCGGGTGCAGCCAGTAATGTAACTTTTTTCAGCTCAGACTTTACGGAAGGAGGGAACAATACTACAAATATTGAATGGGAAGGAAAGAATCCGAAAGAATTGATTTCATTTAACCATAGGGGCATTGGATACGATTTTGTTGAAACAATCGGCACAGAAATAATTAGTGGAAGAGAGTTTTCTGCAAAATTTCCGAACGATACAAGTAGCGTTATGCTTAACGAAGCTGCCGTTAAAATGATGAATCTAAAAAATCCCATTGGTGCCACAATTAAATTTTGGGGTACCAGGTTAACCAATGTTGGTGTGGTAAAAGATTTTGTTGTAGAAAGCGCTTATCAAAAAGTAGCACCCATGATTTTCTATTTAAATACGAAAGATAATGCATCAATGATTATTGCCCGTTTAAACCCCAATCAGAATATCAGTTCTTCATTGGAGAAAATAGATGAGTTGGTTAAAGAAATGGAACCCAATTATCCTGTTAACCGAAAATTCGTGAACGAGTCTTTTGAGGTGAAATTTCAGGACGAAAAACTTTTGGGCACGCTTTCTAACTGGTTCGGAGGTTTTGCAATATTCATTTCGTGCTTAGGATTACTTGGTCTTGCACTCTTTATGGCCGAGCAACGCAAAAAAGAAATCAGTATCCGCAAGGTATTGGGGGCCAGTACAACCAATATCCTCACTTTACTGAATAAAGATTTTATTAAACTGGTGGCTATTGCCAATATCATTGCATTTCCGCTGGCTTACATCATTATCAATAAATGGTTATCCGCTTTCGAATATCGGGTTTCGATTTCACCATTGCCCTTTATTGTTGCGATTACACTATCGGTGCTGATTGCCATTTTAACCGTAAGTATCCAGTCGGTAAAAGTAGCCAAGGCTAACCCGGTTGATGCTTTAAAATATGAATAAAGCTGAAAGCAAAAAGACCAAAGACTAAAGTGAGCCACCACGGTCTTGATACTAAATACTTTTATCCTGATACTAAGAGACTGAAAAATGTTCAAATTAAACCTAAAAATAGCCTTACGTAACCTTTGGAGAAACAAGGGCTTCACGCTGATTAATTTGGGCGGATTAGCCATTGGTTTGGCAAGTTGTATGATTTTGCTATTGTATGTAGCCTACGAATATGGCTACGATAAACAGTTTACCGATTACGACAAAACTTATGTATTGTATAATAATCAGAAAACAGCTACAGAAACCTTCAGTTTTATGGCTTTTCCCGGGAAGTTGAAAGATGAAATCAGCGAGAAAGTACCTGGTGTTGCGCAGGTTAGTCGCCTGTCTTACCCAGAAGAAACGCTCCTGTCATACAACCAGAACAACTTTAAAAAGAGTGCAGTTTTTGGCGATCCCGGTTTTCTCAGGATGTTCGATTATAAGGTTTTAAAAGGGAATAAAAATACCTTTTTACAAAGCACTGATGGTGTGATTTTATCAGAAACCCTGGCTAAAAATCTTTTTGGTAATGAAGATCCTCTAAACAAAACAGTAAAGCTTGATAATAAAGAGAATTTAAGGGTAGAAGGAGTTATAGCAGACCGCCCTAAAAATTCGACTCTAGGGATTGATTATATCATGTCGTGGAAACTGTACGATAAGCTAAATCCGTGGACCCAAACCAGTGGCTGGGGTAATAACTACTGTATGATGTTTGTTCAACTGCAGGACAATGCGACTTTTGACCGGGTTAACAATCAGCTAAAAGGCATGATTAAGGCACATGATAAGGAGGCTACAGGCGAGCCCTTTATGCACCCGCTTTCCAAATGGCATCTGTACGATAAATTTGAGAACGGCAAAAATGTTGGTGGAAGAATAGACCAGTTGCGGATATTTTTTCTTTTAGCCTTTTGCATCCTCCTTATTGCATGTGTTAATTTCATGAACCTTTCTACAGCCAAATCCGAAAAAAGAGCACGCGAAGTTGGAGTACGAAAAGCCATCGGTTCATCACGTAATAACCTAGTAGGTCAGTTCATGTTCGAATCCGTTTTGCTTACCACGCTGAGTATGATGGTCGCTTTTGTATTGATCGAAGTTAGTTTGCCTTATTTTAACAACCTGTTAGGCATCACGCTAGGGATCGATTACAGCGATTATAAATTCTGGTCAGTATTTTTAGGTTTAACATTGCTAACCGCCATCATAGCAGGAAGCTACCCTGCATTTTACCTTTCTTCTTTCGATCCGGTTAAAGTGCTCAAAGGATTTAAACTCTCGGGCGGTTCATCTTTATCCATCCGTAAATTTCTGGTGGTTTTCCAGTTTGTGTTTGCGGCCTGTATAATCGTTTGTACCGCGGTAATTTATCAGCAGTTAAACTACATTAAAAATAAGCCAATAGGATATAACCGGACAAATTTAGTGCAAATTCCTACCGAAGGTGAGTTTGCAAAGCCCGAAAAACGTAAAATACTGCGAGATGAATTAATGAAAGCAGGCGCCATAACTGCTTTTACAGAGTATAGCCAATCTCTAACTGCCGGTGGCAACAATACCTATGGCATAAGCTGGCCTGGTAAAAACGCTAAAGACAAAGTACTAGTAAATTTTAGGTTTACCAATCTCGATCTGACCAAAACCACTGGAATGGAAATTTTGCAGGGAAGGGATTTTTCAAAAGAGTTTGTCGATACTGCCAATGTCCTGGTTAATGAGGCACTGGTTAAGGTAATGGGCATGAAAGATCCGGTTGGTAAAATGATTAGCTGGGACCAGCCAATCAGGATTATCGGAGTATTGAAAGATTATGTAATGGAATCGCCTTATCAGAAAGCTGCGCCATTGCTTATTGCGCAGAATCCTGATCGCGCTACCACCATCATTATGCGTTTAAACGATAAAAATAACATTACAACATCGGTTAATCAGATTAGCGAAGCCATTAAAAAATTAAATCCATCTTATCCGGCTGAGGTTAAGTTTGTGGACGAAAATTTTAAGGCAAAATTTAGAAACGAACAGCTATTGGGCACACTTTCTAACTGGTTTGGTGGTTTTGCAATATTTATTTCTTGCTTAGGATTACTTGGTCTTGCACTATTTATGGCCGAGCAGCGCAAAAAAGAAATTAGTATACGCAAGGTATTGGGAGCCAGTACAGCCAATATCCTCACTTTACTGAATAAAGATTTTATTAAACTGGTGGCCATTGCCAATATCATTGCATTTCCGCTGGCTTATATCATTATCAATAAATGGCTTTCCGCTTATGAGTACAGAATTAATGTTTCTGCTTTGCCTTTTATTGCTGCCATTACCTTGTCGGTGCTGATTGCCATTTTAACAGTAAGTATCCAGTCGGTAAAAGTAGCCAAGGCTAACCCGGTTGATGCTTTAAAATACGAGTAAAGCTGAAAACAAAAAGACCAAAGACTAAAGTGAGCCACTGCGGTCTTGATACTAAATACTTTTATCCTGATACTAAAAACTAAAAAATGTTCAAATTAAACCTAAAAATAGCCCTGCGTAACCTTTGGAGAAACAAGGGGATTACTGCCATTAATGTTGGTGGTTTGGCCATTGCTTTAGCTGCGTTTATTTTAGTAATGCTGTATTTTACTTACGAAACCAGTTTCGATAAGTCTAATCCGAACTATAAAAATATTTATGTTGTTGGGCGGATATACCCCGATTTTAAGACCAATTATACCCCGCCACCATTAGCAAAGGCAATTAAACAACACTTCCCCGAAGTTGAAAAGGCAGGTATCACCAAAGGTAGCTTTTTTGAACTTGTGCTTAAAAACGGCAAAAACACCATTTTTACCAATAATTTCATGCAGGCCGATTATGCTGCTGCCGAAATACTAGATTTAAAACCAACTGGTGGACTGGAAAGACCTGCGGGTAATGAAGAACGTGTTTCCTATTTAAGCAAGGAAAGTATGAAAACACTTTTCCCAAATAAAACAGATAATAAGCCTGAAATGGTGATCGTGGGAAGCAGTGTTATGGGGATAACCAGTAAGATTAATGGCTCAATTGTAAATAACACCCATTCAAATGTAACTTTCGATGGTATTTCAATTGGGAACGAGATAGGGCAGGGCGAAAATTATGGCCATAACAATTACACCACCTACATACAGGTTAAACCTGGAACTGATGTTGCCAATTTAACAGAAAAGATAACCAGCTTATATCGGGCAGAGTTACTGAAAGAAGAAACGGATCGGGAAACGATTGATAAAATAAAAGGAATCTCTACGTTTTTAGATCCCTTATCAAACCAGCATTTAAAACCTAAAGCAGGTAACGATGCACCTTATAAAATACTGATTGCACTTTCGGTTTTAGGAGTTCTGATTTTGGTAATTGCCAGTGTTAATTTTACTAACCTAAGTATTGCGCAGGCCACCAAACGGGCAAAAGAAGTTGGTGTTAAAAAAGTAATGGGGGCATATCGTTTCCAGTTAACTACACAATTTCTGGTCGAGATTTTAATGCAATGCTTTGCTGCTACCATATTGGCCTTAATTTTGGCTGAGCTTGCTTTGCCGGGCTTTAACAACCTGTTTCTTTTAAAGCTTTCTATCTGGCATGTAGATAATGGTTTGCTTTGGCAACTGCCTTTAATTTTACTTTTAATCACATTGATTGCAGGCATTTACCCGGCAATGGTTTTATCGGGTTTTAAGCCTGCACTGGTTTTAAAAGGCAATTTTTCTACCAGCAAGCAAAGCTATTGGTTACGCAATGGTTTACTGGTTTTTCAATTTAGCATTGCTGTTATTTTTATTATTGGCTTGTTCATTATCAATGCCCAGCTAAAATACATGCGTAGTCAGGATTTGGGTTTTAAAGCCGAACAGGTGGTTTACATTAAAAATATTAATTTGTTTAACAACCCGGCCAAATTTGAGCCAGTAAGAGAACGCATGTTAAAAATACCTGGTATAAAATCGGCAACAGTAGCAACCGGAATTCCGAATGGCGCAGCCAACGGAACCAATACCTATACCTCAAATGGGGTACAAGCCAGTATTGATTACCTGGATGTAGATTTCGATTACTTCGAAACCTTGGATATCAAGTTAAAAGAAGGTCGGTTTTTCTCCAAATCCTTTAAAACCGATACAGCAAATTCGGCCGTAATTAACGAGAGTGCTGCCGCCAAATACGGATTAACCAATCCGATTGGCCAAACCATAAGCGGTTGCCATACCGATTATAAAATAGTTGGGGTAATTAAAGATTTTAAGGCCCAGGGTTTCGAAAATGCCACCCAGCCAACCATTTACGCCATTAAAGATCCTTGCGGAAATGCGAAGATGGAAATCATGCTTAAAATTGAAGAGAATAAAATGGCGAGCGCATTGGCAGCATTAAAAGCACAATGGCCGGAAATTAACAAACTGGATGGAGAAGATTTTCGCTATGCGTTTTTAGATGAGCTTTACGGTAAACTCTTTAAAAAACAAGAACAGCTGCAGTCTGTCTTCTTCGCCGCTGCGGTGCTTACCATTTTTATCGCTTTGCTGGGTTTATATGCTTTTGCCAAATACATTACCAATGGCCGTTTAAAAGAAATTGCCGTGCGTAAAATATTGGGTGCAACCGATGTGCAGTTGCTCAAACTAATCAATAGTTCATTTTTTATCCTGGTGGTTATTGCCAACGTTATTTCATGGCCAATTGCCTACGTTATTACCAATATGTGGCTCAAAACCTTTGCATACCGGATCGATTTTCCTGTTTTGCCCTTTGTAACCACCACATTGATTACCATTTTATTAACCATTATAACCGTAAGCATACAGGCTAAAAAGGCAGTTAATGCCAACCCGGTTGATGCTTTGAAATACGAATAAACCAATTGGCAGTTTTCAGTTGGCAATTTAACAATTAACCAGTTTAACAATTAATACAGTTAACCCTACGATGTTCAAATTAAACTTAAAAATCGCATTACGGAACCTGTGGAAGAACAAAACCTCTTCTTTCATTAATGTAATTGGTTTGGCCATTGGCCTGGCTGCCTGTTTAATGTTGTTGCTTTATGTAACCTACGAATGGAATTTTGATAAGCAAGCTAAAAAATCGGCCCAGGTTTATACCACCATGACCAACATTGAGAGCGACAATAAGAAAATTTCGGGCACTTTTGAAGGTTCAGTTACCGCATTTGGACCGGCAATAAAAGCAGCTTTGCCTGAGGTAATGTATACTGCCCGTATGGATTATGGCAAAGAAAATCTGATTGCAAATGGTACGAACGCATTTAAACGGAAATCAAAATTTGCCGAGCCCGATATCCTGAAAATGTACGATTATAAATTTACCAGCGGGGATGCTAAAACAGCTTTGAGTAGTCCAAATTCAATTGTGTTAACCGAATCTACAGCTAAACTTTTATTCGGTAATACCGATGTTTTGAATAAAGTGGTACGGTTTAAAGATAAGTACGACCTGAATATTACTGCTGTGATTAACGATCTGGCAGAAAACAGTTCGAATAAGTTCGATTATTTAATGCCTTGGTCGTTTTACGAATCGATAGATGAAAGCGCAAAATCGGTTAATTGGGGGAATTACAGTTACATCACGTTGGTAATGTTAAAGGAAAATGCCGACTTAACTGCTGTAAACAAAAAAATCATGGGGTAATTAAAACAAATACCCAGGATGATTTCCAAATACAGGCATTATTCCCTTTAAGTAAACTACACCTCTACGGAAAATTCGAAGATGGAAAAAGCACTGGCGGAGCTATTGAACAGATATATCTTTTTATTGGCCTGGCCTTTGGCATCCTTTTAATTGCCTGTATCAACTTCATGAACATGGCCACGGCCAAATCAGAAAAAAGGGCCAAAGAAGTAGGAATAAAGAAAACCATTGGCGCAAACCGCAGTTCGTTAATTCTCCAGTTTTTAACAGAATCGATGGTGCTAACATTTATTGCGGTAGTTATTGCCATCGCCCTGCTCGAAATCTGCCTGCCGGCCTTTAATCATTTACTCAATATTAACCTGGGCATATCTTATTTCAATGTAAGCAGTTGGATAGGAATTTTGGCCATTGTATTTGCTACAGGCTTAATTGCAGGAAGTTATCCGGCATTTTATCTTTCTTCCTTTAATCCGGTTCAAACCCTTAAAAGAAAAATAGGTGCAAAAGGATTGTGGTCGGTTAGTTTGAGGCAGGTACTCGTTGTAGGGCAGTTTTGTTTTGCCATTATTCTGATCATTTCAACCCTTGTTATTTACCGTCAGATTCAGTTCATTAAAAACAGGCCGGTTGGTTTCGATATCAATGCTTTAGTCGAAATTCCGCAGGATGGCGAGTTGAAAGGGAAGTACGAACTGTTAAAAAGCGAATTACTTAAATCAGGCGCTGTTTCTGCCATGTTCCAGTCGTCGGTAAGTTTATCGCACCATGGCTCCAACTTCATGGATATGGCCTGGGAAGGAATGACTAAACCAACCAACACTGTATTATTTAATCAGGTAGCTACCACATACGATTTCATCAAAACCAATGGAATTAAGCTAACCGATGGACGTGATTTTTCAAAGCAATTCGCTTCCGATTCAGTAGGCGTATTAGTAAGTGCTTCGGCAGTAAAGGTTTTTGGTTATAAAAATCCGGTAGGTAGAACTGTAAGTGCTTTTGGCGATAAATACCACATCATTGGTGTGTTTGACGATTACGTTTGGGACTCACCTTATAAATCGAACAATCCGATGCTTGTATTTTTCGACCCACGCAGAACCGGATACATTACCATGCGTTTAAACGAAGAAAACGGCTTGCAGCGCAACATCGAAACAATAAGCAAAGTTACCCAGGCATTAAATCCGGCTTTTCCGGTCGAAATAAATTTCCTAAACACTTTGTACCTGGATAAATATAAAACCGAAAAAACACTGGGAGTACTATCTAACCTCTTTGGTGGCCTGGCTATTTTCGTTTCCTGCTTGGGTTTATTTGGGTTAGTTGCCTACAGCGCTGAACAACGTACCAAGGAATTTGGTGTACGGAAGGTTTTGGGTGCATCGGTTGCCAATTTAATGCAGTTGCTATCGCTTTCTTTCCTTAAAATGATTGCCGTAGCCATTGTAATTGCTATACCAGTAAGTTATTATGCCATGGGCAGGTGGCTTATAAAGTTCGAATTTCATACCGATATCAGCTGGTGGATTATGCTTGTGGCAGCTATGGGTACCTTATTGATAGCCTTAATTACGGTGAGCTTTCAGGCCTATAAAACTGCGAAGGCTAACCCGGTAGATGCTTTGAAATACGAATAAACCAATTGACAGTTTTCAACTGGCAATTCACAATTAACCAGTTTAACAATTTATACAGTTAACCCTACGATGTTCAAATTAAATCTAAAAATCGCATTGCGCAACCTGTGGAAACACAAAGGCTTTACGTTAATTAATGTAGGTGGCCTGGCCATCGGCATGGCTTGCTGTTTAATGTTGTTGCTGTATGTAAATTACGAGTGGAGTTTCGACAAGCAATATAAAAATGCAGATAAAGTGTATTTTGCCGCATTAAACCTGAAATTTAACGGTAAACTGGCTACTACAATGGCCGTACCGAATAAGTTGGCTAATGCAGCCGCAACAGAATTGCCAGGTATTAAAAACGCAGCACGTATTTCTATGCCCGGTGGCTCCAGGCTTTACAGTCACGATCAGAACCATTTTAAGCTGGAAGCACTGAGTGTAGATCCAGCTTTTCTGAAAATCCTCGATCAGAAATTTATTTACGGCGATCCCGAAACAGCATTGGCCGAACCCCATAATGTGCTAATCAATGCCTCTACTGCTAAAAAGTTATTTGGCGATCAAAATCCACTTGGCCAAAGCATTACTTACGACAATAAGATAAGTTTGAAGGTGAGTGCAGTGATTGAAGATCTGCCTAAGAACCAAAGTATTCAATTTGATATTTTACAGCCATGGGCATTTCTAGAACAGGAAAACCCAGCAGAGAAAGAATATGGTTGGGGCGCTATTACCTGCTTAACTATATTCCAGCTGAAAGATAATGCCAATTTAGAAGCTACGAATACAGCCATTAAAAATTTTGTGGTAAACAAAGAACCTAACCTGAAGGAAATGACCTACCAGATTTTTCTTTTTCCACTGGCTAAACTCCATCTGTACGATAAATTTGATAATGGAGAATCGACTGGCGGTAAAATAGATCAGCTAAAATTATTCGTTTTTCTAGCCATTTGCGTGTTGCTTATTGCCTGTATCAATTACATGAACCTTTCTACCGCTAAATCTGAAAAACGGGCGAGGGAAGTAGGGGTACGTAAGGCTTTAGGCTCTACCCGCAATACCATCATGGGACAGTTTATGATCGAGTCGCTTTTGTTATCGGTTCTGGCCATGGCCATTGCTTTTATTACGCTCGAGGTTTCTTTGCCTTATTTCAATAACCTGCTTGATATTTCGATTAAGATCGACTACAGTTCATATCAGTTTTGTGGATTGTTACTTTCGATGGTATTGATTACCGGCTTACTTGCCGGAAGTTACCCTGCTTTCTATCTTTCCTCTTTTATTCCTGTCAAAGTACTTAAAGGTTTTAAAGGCTCCACCGGTTCACTTTCTATCCGCAAAACATTGGTGGTGGTGCAGTTTAGCCTTTCTATTTGTATGATTATTTCGGCCATTGTAATTTACAGCCAAATTCAGCACCTTAAAAATAAACCACTGGGCTTCGATCAAACTGCGCTTGCTCAGATTGATCTGGAAGGCGAGTGGGCCAAGCCGGAGAAGCTCGCACTGTTTAAAAATGAATTGCAAAAAGCAGGAGCTATTACCTCGGCTACAGAATATGCTGGCTCATTTACCAGCGGCGGCTCTATTACGGGCGATATTTCATGGCCCGGAAAGCCTAAAAATGATGTTTCGATTATTAATTATAGAAGCACTGGTTTCGAATTCGCCAAAACTACCGGTGTAAAAATCGTAGCGGGAAGAGATTTTGATCCTAAATTTTCTGCCGATACTGCCACCTCACTTTTACTTAATCAAACCGCTGTTAAAACCATGGGATTAAAGAATCCGGTTGGCACTGTGATTCATTGGGGCGATAATCCACCGCTTAAAGTAGTAGGCGTAGTGCAGGATTATTCAAATGAATCTCTTGCTTCCAAAATACAGCCAACAGTTTATTATTATAACATCAAGACCAGCAAGGTTTTATTGCTTAAACTAAACCCTACGCAATCGTTAGGTACTTCTGTTGAAGCGATAAAATCGGTTAGCAGCCGTTTAAATCCTGCTTATCCGGTTGAAGTAAAAATGGTTAGTCAGGGGATGGCCGAAAAACTCCGTAGCGAAAGGTTGCTCAGCGTACTTTCTAACCTGTTTGGCGGCTTTGCCATTTTTATTTCATGCCTTGGCTTGCTTGGCCTGGCCTTGTACACTGCCGAACAGCGGAGCAAAGAAATCAGTATCCGTAAAGTTTTAGGAGCTAATCTTTCTGACATTCTGATCCTGTTAAACAAAGATTTTATGAAACTGGTGGTAATAGCCAATCTGATTGCCATTCCGGTGGCTTATATCCTTGTGGCTAAATGGCTGGAGAAATACGATTATAAAATTTCGATCAATCCATGGCCCTTTTTGCTGGCGCTTTTAACCTCGGTACTCATTGCCCTGATAACAGTAAGCATGCAGACTTTTAAAGTTGCCAAAGCCAATGCCGTTGATGCACTAAAATACGAATAAGGATAAAGGTAGAGGAAAGGAAGGTAGGCGGCTCTAATGTCCAATCCTGTCTCCCAATCTTTAATCTTAAAATATGTTGAATTAAACTTTAAATTATAAATAATGGTGGGTAAGTTGATAATAGGTAAGCATAAGGGTTAAACGCCCAGTCCTTCAACCTTCTGGCCTTCCAACCTTCAACCTTAAAACAATGTTCAAACTTAACCTAAAAATAGCCTGGCGCAACCTCTGGAAAAACAAAGGTTATACGCTCATTAATATTCTTGGTCTTTCTATCGGGATGGCAAGCTGTATTTTGATCTTTATTTTTATTCGTTATCAGATGAGTTTTGATGAGGGTTTTAAAAATGAGGACAGAATTTATCGGGTAGTTTCGACCTGGGATTATGCCGATGGAAACCAGTTTTCTTCGCAAGGTGTTCCTTTGCCGCTTACTCCTGCCATGCGCAATGATTTTTCACCTTACATGGAGAAAATTTCGGCGATAGAAAATGGCTCAGGATTAATTAAAATTACAGATAACAACGGGAAGGAAAAGCTAAAAGCAATAGAAAATGTATTCTATGTGGAACCCGATTTTTTTGAAATTTTCAGCTACAGCTGGCTTTCAGGTAATTTTAATTCATTGGCTAATCCCGGCAATGCAGTGTTATCTAAAGAGATGGCTACAAAGTTTTTTGGCGATTGGCAAAATGCTTTAGGTAAAAGTTTAAGTTTTGATGGAAGTATAAATTATACGGTTAGTGGGGTAATTGATGATGTTGCAGAGAATAACTCAGTTCCGCTAAAGATTATGCTCTCTTATAAATCATTCAAAAATAGAAATTTAACCAACTGGGGTTCGGTTGGATCTAATTCTGAGAGTTACTTTAAACTGAAACCAAATATTAAGATCGATGCGCTTTCAGAACCTTTAAAAGCTTTTATTAAAAAGTATTATGTAGAAAAGGCACCAGGCAAAGAAGGACATTTGTTTCAGCCCTTAAACGATATCCATTACAATCCTAAGTATGGGAATTTTTCGGGCAGAATTATGCCGAAGAAACAACTTTATGGCCTGGCTGTAATCGGGTTTTTCCTCATCATCACGGCATCAATAAACTTTATCAATCTGGCAACAGCACAGGCAGTAAGCCGTTCAAAAGAAGTAGGCGTACGCAAGGTAATGGGCAGTCAGAGAAGCCAGCTTGTTGTACAGTTTTTAACCGAAACGTTAACCATAGTAGTTATTTCATTGCTAATTGGTTGTGTGCTAACCGAAATTGCTTTGCCCGGAATGCAGCGCCTTTTTAACTCAAAAATCTCTTTCAGCATTTTTCAGCATCCCATTATTCTGGTTTTCATGTTAGGGCTGGTTGTTTTTGTGAGTTTCCTTGCCGGATTTTATCCTGCCGTTGTCATGTCTCGTTTTAACCCGGCGCTGGCCATCAAAAATAAAATCGCAGCCAATACAGGTGGACTGGGTTTAAGGAAAATTTTGGTTGTTGTGCAGTTTGCACTAACGGTTACCTTAATTATAGGTACGTTGGTTATCCTTAGCCAAATGAAGTACATCAGGGAGCAGCCGCTTGGTTTTAATCCAACGGCCATTGCCATGGTCGATTTGCCTAACGACAGCCTGACTACACCACGCTTTTCCAGTTTCAAAGCACGGTTAAAGCAGGTTCCGGGTGTCCAGGAAGTAAGTTTTTGCCGTACA is drawn from Pedobacter sp. HDW13 and contains these coding sequences:
- a CDS encoding ABC transporter permease, whose translation is MGELQLHHVGNVKGKCRLNCCKQKNHGVIKTNTQDDFQIQALFPLSKLHLYGKFEDGKSTGGAIEQIYLFIGLAFGILLIACINFMNMATAKSEKRAKEVGIKKTIGANRSSLILQFLTESMVLTFIAVVIAIALLEICLPAFNHLLNINLGISYFNVSSWIGILAIVFATGLIAGSYPAFYLSSFNPVQTLKRKIGAKGLWSVSLRQVLVVGQFCFAIILIISTLVIYRQIQFIKNRPVGFDINALVEIPQDGELKGKYELLKSELLKSGAVSAMFQSSVSLSHHGSNFMDMAWEGMTKPTNTVLFNQVATTYDFIKTNGIKLTDGRDFSKQFASDSVGVLVSASAVKVFGYKNPVGRTVSAFGDKYHIIGVFDDYVWDSPYKSNNPMLVFFDPRRTGYITMRLNEENGLQRNIETISKVTQALNPAFPVEINFLNTLYLDKYKTEKTLGVLSNLFGGLAIFVSCLGLFGLVAYSAEQRTKEFGVRKVLGASVANLMQLLSLSFLKMIAVAIVIAIPVSYYAMGRWLIKFEFHTDISWWIMLVAAMGTLLIALITVSFQAYKTAKANPVDALKYE
- a CDS encoding ABC transporter permease; translated protein: MFKLNLKIALRNLWKHKGFTLINVGGLAIGMACCLMLLLYVNYEWSFDKQYKNADKVYFAALNLKFNGKLATTMAVPNKLANAAATELPGIKNAARISMPGGSRLYSHDQNHFKLEALSVDPAFLKILDQKFIYGDPETALAEPHNVLINASTAKKLFGDQNPLGQSITYDNKISLKVSAVIEDLPKNQSIQFDILQPWAFLEQENPAEKEYGWGAITCLTIFQLKDNANLEATNTAIKNFVVNKEPNLKEMTYQIFLFPLAKLHLYDKFDNGESTGGKIDQLKLFVFLAICVLLIACINYMNLSTAKSEKRAREVGVRKALGSTRNTIMGQFMIESLLLSVLAMAIAFITLEVSLPYFNNLLDISIKIDYSSYQFCGLLLSMVLITGLLAGSYPAFYLSSFIPVKVLKGFKGSTGSLSIRKTLVVVQFSLSICMIISAIVIYSQIQHLKNKPLGFDQTALAQIDLEGEWAKPEKLALFKNELQKAGAITSATEYAGSFTSGGSITGDISWPGKPKNDVSIINYRSTGFEFAKTTGVKIVAGRDFDPKFSADTATSLLLNQTAVKTMGLKNPVGTVIHWGDNPPLKVVGVVQDYSNESLASKIQPTVYYYNIKTSKVLLLKLNPTQSLGTSVEAIKSVSSRLNPAYPVEVKMVSQGMAEKLRSERLLSVLSNLFGGFAIFISCLGLLGLALYTAEQRSKEISIRKVLGANLSDILILLNKDFMKLVVIANLIAIPVAYILVAKWLEKYDYKISINPWPFLLALLTSVLIALITVSMQTFKVAKANAVDALKYE
- a CDS encoding ABC transporter permease, with protein sequence MFKLNLKIAWRNLWKNKGYTLINILGLSIGMASCILIFIFIRYQMSFDEGFKNEDRIYRVVSTWDYADGNQFSSQGVPLPLTPAMRNDFSPYMEKISAIENGSGLIKITDNNGKEKLKAIENVFYVEPDFFEIFSYSWLSGNFNSLANPGNAVLSKEMATKFFGDWQNALGKSLSFDGSINYTVSGVIDDVAENNSVPLKIMLSYKSFKNRNLTNWGSVGSNSESYFKLKPNIKIDALSEPLKAFIKKYYVEKAPGKEGHLFQPLNDIHYNPKYGNFSGRIMPKKQLYGLAVIGFFLIITASINFINLATAQAVSRSKEVGVRKVMGSQRSQLVVQFLTETLTIVVISLLIGCVLTEIALPGMQRLFNSKISFSIFQHPIILVFMLGLVVFVSFLAGFYPAVVMSRFNPALAIKNKIAANTGGLGLRKILVVVQFALTVTLIIGTLVILSQMKYIREQPLGFNPTAIAMVDLPNDSLTTPRFSSFKARLKQVPGVQEVSFCRTAPSSQNNNGNTFSYNGGKDVDFQINTKNADEDYLKTFDLKLVAGRNLVKSDTVNEYLVNETLLKKLNIRNPNEAIGKVISMGGMKAPVVGVIQDFKNKSLHEAIDPILIGALKPRFFYAAIKLNSKEMMGTMKTVEKIWQNTFPESVYNESFLDDEINNYYQGEKIMGTLFEVFAGVIIFISFIGLFGLISFVATQRTKEVAIRKVLGASTIELVKMLNGSFLMMVFIANVVAWPLAYLFVSKWLAGFAYRINISIWPFALAMVISMVITLITVSLRSYKAAVANTIDALKYE